In the genome of Myxococcus stipitatus, one region contains:
- a CDS encoding PepSY-associated TM helix domain-containing protein produces MRLKSGTYRVLWEAHAWAGATASVLLVGMFLLGVASLFRHELEPWQEPRLRTPVVVDEARTMATLQQWMDTRVEKGSAPAQLNVVLPAPHAPWLWLGWKEKDGSDVAVRVHPLTGEEVPERSDLGEFLFHLHFLYPLPGGMFIAGLVATVLLLVVGTGLVLQVGRFRRELVRFRPREALRTAWGDLHKVLGSVGLPFQAVMAWTAAIICLNATVMRPVMIHTAFDGDVGAGLASTGYPGPLKRAGEAAPAPDVARALEQARVSLPGVRHYRFALRNLGDAQGFVDVRGYARQGLHEFTSVRVSRTGEVLNVRPAGGPGPSAWLLEGAYVLHSGLYAGMGLRLVYALLGVLSALCVLTGNLIWLERRARGMRPVDVGLARLTAGGFGGAAFALAAVFLANQLLPDSLSDRPMWEHATFYGAWCLCVLGAPLYPRATEWAYGLLALAGGILVLLPGLDAWRNARPLLAPAGSPYVFFADVAFLFLGALFLVSAWVVRRMAPSEPEVAAAPLNVPATEQP; encoded by the coding sequence ATGAGGCTCAAGTCCGGGACCTACCGCGTGCTCTGGGAGGCCCATGCCTGGGCGGGCGCGACGGCGTCGGTGCTGCTCGTCGGCATGTTCCTGCTCGGTGTCGCCTCCTTGTTCCGCCACGAGCTGGAGCCGTGGCAGGAGCCTCGGCTGCGCACGCCCGTGGTCGTGGACGAGGCGCGGACGATGGCCACGCTTCAGCAGTGGATGGACACGCGCGTGGAGAAGGGCTCCGCGCCCGCCCAGCTGAACGTGGTCCTCCCCGCGCCCCATGCGCCGTGGCTGTGGCTGGGGTGGAAGGAGAAGGACGGCTCCGACGTGGCGGTGAGGGTGCACCCGCTGACGGGAGAAGAGGTGCCGGAGCGCAGCGACCTGGGCGAGTTCCTGTTCCACCTGCACTTCCTCTATCCGCTCCCGGGCGGGATGTTCATCGCGGGGCTGGTGGCCACGGTGTTGTTGCTGGTGGTGGGGACGGGGCTGGTCCTCCAGGTCGGCCGCTTCCGCCGAGAGCTCGTGCGGTTCCGCCCCCGCGAGGCCCTGCGCACGGCGTGGGGGGACCTGCACAAGGTGCTGGGCAGCGTGGGCCTGCCCTTCCAGGCCGTGATGGCGTGGACGGCGGCCATCATCTGTCTGAACGCCACCGTGATGCGGCCGGTGATGATTCACACGGCCTTCGATGGAGACGTCGGGGCCGGGCTCGCGTCCACCGGCTACCCGGGGCCGCTCAAGCGCGCGGGAGAAGCCGCGCCCGCGCCCGATGTGGCCAGGGCGCTCGAGCAGGCGCGGGTGTCGCTCCCTGGTGTCCGGCACTACCGGTTCGCCTTGCGCAACCTGGGAGATGCCCAGGGCTTCGTCGACGTCCGGGGCTACGCGCGGCAGGGCCTTCACGAGTTCACCTCCGTCCGCGTCTCGCGCACGGGCGAGGTGCTGAATGTGCGACCCGCGGGAGGGCCCGGTCCCTCGGCCTGGTTGCTGGAGGGGGCGTACGTGCTCCACTCGGGCCTCTACGCCGGCATGGGGCTGCGGCTCGTGTACGCGCTGCTCGGCGTCCTCAGTGCCCTCTGTGTCCTGACGGGCAACCTCATCTGGTTGGAGCGGCGCGCGCGCGGCATGAGGCCCGTGGACGTGGGGCTCGCGCGGCTCACTGCGGGTGGGTTCGGCGGGGCCGCGTTCGCGCTCGCGGCGGTGTTCCTGGCGAACCAGCTCCTGCCCGACTCGCTGTCGGACCGCCCCATGTGGGAGCACGCGACGTTCTACGGGGCGTGGTGCCTCTGCGTGCTGGGCGCGCCGCTGTATCCGCGCGCCACGGAGTGGGCGTACGGCCTGCTGGCCCTGGCGGGAGGAATCCTCGTCCTGCTCCCGGGGCTGGATGCCTGGCGCAATGCGCGGCCCCTCCTGGCTCCCGCGGGCTCGCCCTATGTCTTCTTCGCGGACGTGGCCTTCCTCTTCCTGGGCGCGCTGTTCCTGGTGTCGGCCTGGGTCGTCCGCCGCATGGCTCCCAGCGAGCCCGAGGTCGCGGCGGCGCCCCTGAACGTGCCGGCCACCGAGCAGCCGTGA
- the mxcH gene encoding TonB-dependent siderophore myxochelin receptor MxcH: protein MTLLADASASTNPPVSPGRSLARPRWSVLLGALVLALPAAAQEPAPPPSAPAPVEKGEISGRMRPCEGGDLGQSEVWLLDASERVTTLRADARGRFLAKDLAPGAYTLHAYVPGCEPQSYRVQVAAGERADVDAALTESVTLETTIDVTGRTLSRGEERTLSAESVQVVELEEARQQSADLGEVLSRGTGVSVQRTGGLGSASRFSLNGFSGEQVRVFLDGIPLDMAGFGLGLANVPVNLLKRVEVYRGVVPVRFGADALGGAVNLVSSDGDEPNGASISLQAGSYGTYRGALSGHYKLGESGFFLKGHAFGDLARNNYKVDVEVADASGRLGAARVPRFHDGFAAGGFGLEVGVVDRPFADRLSLRVFGTRARKELQHNVVMTIPYGEARSAEESLGALATWSHQRLMDGKLRLEGVGGYSRRDTDFRDMALSVYDWYGNRGVERRQPGELDSTPADQVLRQESVLGRLHAAYVLSATQQLRVSLAPTFVTRGGEDRLKRGTDQRDPLSAQRDLLTGVGGLEHELSLWDGTLKNVAFVKGYLMRSTSEEALPEGGFRRQDQATERLGIGESLRFFLPHGLMLKASYEFATRLPGPDELFGDGVMVLANVGLRPEVSHNANLELSVSDFRTGVGSWRGSVGGFARLADQLIVLLGDDTTLSYQNVYAARSLGVEASAGWTSPGEWLSLDANSTWQDFRNAGGAGAYSSFEGDRIPNRPWLFANLTARLQRGSLLLTGDTASFSVTSRYIHEFYRGWESQGLRAFKQKVSSQLTHSLGLSYTKPGPVTLGGTFEVLNVTDAKTYDFFGVQRPGRALSFKVTADF from the coding sequence ATGACGCTCCTCGCTGACGCCTCCGCCTCCACGAATCCTCCTGTCTCGCCTGGCCGGTCCCTCGCGCGGCCTCGCTGGAGCGTGCTCCTGGGGGCGCTGGTGCTGGCGCTCCCCGCCGCCGCGCAGGAGCCCGCGCCGCCTCCCTCCGCGCCAGCTCCGGTGGAGAAGGGGGAGATCTCCGGACGGATGCGCCCCTGTGAAGGGGGCGACCTGGGGCAGTCCGAGGTGTGGCTGCTCGACGCGAGCGAGCGCGTGACGACGCTGCGCGCGGATGCTCGGGGACGGTTCCTGGCCAAGGACCTCGCGCCCGGGGCCTACACGCTGCACGCGTATGTGCCCGGCTGTGAGCCCCAGTCCTATCGCGTGCAGGTCGCCGCGGGAGAGCGCGCGGACGTGGACGCGGCGCTCACGGAGAGCGTCACGCTGGAGACCACCATCGACGTGACGGGGAGGACGCTGAGCCGAGGCGAGGAGCGCACCCTGTCGGCCGAGTCCGTCCAGGTCGTGGAGCTCGAGGAGGCGCGTCAGCAGTCGGCGGACCTGGGCGAGGTGCTCAGCCGGGGCACGGGCGTCAGCGTGCAGCGGACGGGGGGCCTGGGCTCGGCCAGCCGCTTCTCGCTCAACGGCTTCTCGGGGGAGCAGGTCCGCGTCTTCCTGGATGGCATCCCGCTGGACATGGCGGGCTTCGGCCTGGGGCTGGCCAACGTGCCGGTGAACCTGCTCAAGCGCGTGGAGGTCTACCGGGGCGTGGTCCCCGTGCGCTTCGGCGCCGACGCGCTGGGCGGCGCCGTCAACCTGGTCTCCTCGGACGGTGACGAGCCGAACGGGGCCTCCATCTCGCTGCAGGCGGGCTCGTACGGCACGTACCGTGGCGCGCTGTCGGGGCACTACAAGCTGGGGGAGTCGGGGTTCTTCCTGAAGGGGCATGCCTTCGGGGACCTGGCCCGCAACAACTACAAGGTGGACGTGGAGGTCGCCGATGCGTCCGGCCGCCTGGGGGCCGCGCGTGTGCCGCGCTTCCATGACGGCTTCGCCGCCGGGGGCTTCGGGCTGGAGGTGGGAGTCGTCGACCGGCCCTTCGCGGACCGCCTCTCGCTGCGCGTGTTCGGCACGCGGGCTCGCAAGGAGCTGCAGCACAACGTGGTGATGACCATTCCCTACGGCGAGGCCCGCTCCGCGGAGGAGAGCCTGGGCGCGCTGGCGACGTGGTCCCACCAGCGGCTGATGGACGGGAAGCTGCGGCTGGAGGGCGTGGGGGGCTACAGCCGCCGCGACACGGACTTCCGCGACATGGCGCTGTCCGTCTACGACTGGTACGGCAACCGGGGCGTGGAGCGCCGCCAGCCGGGTGAACTGGACAGCACGCCCGCGGACCAGGTCCTGCGGCAGGAGAGTGTCCTGGGGCGCCTGCATGCGGCCTACGTCCTTTCCGCGACACAGCAGCTGCGGGTCTCGTTGGCGCCGACCTTCGTGACGCGTGGAGGTGAGGACCGGCTCAAGCGCGGCACGGACCAGAGAGATCCGCTCAGCGCGCAGCGGGACCTGCTCACTGGCGTGGGGGGCCTCGAGCACGAGCTCTCCCTCTGGGATGGGACGCTCAAGAACGTCGCCTTCGTGAAGGGCTACCTGATGCGCTCGACGTCGGAGGAGGCGCTCCCCGAGGGCGGCTTCCGACGGCAGGACCAGGCCACGGAGCGCCTGGGCATCGGTGAGAGCCTGCGGTTCTTCCTGCCGCACGGGCTGATGCTCAAGGCCTCCTACGAATTCGCCACGCGCCTGCCCGGGCCGGACGAGCTGTTCGGTGACGGGGTCATGGTGCTCGCGAACGTGGGACTGCGGCCCGAGGTGAGCCACAACGCCAACCTGGAGCTCTCCGTGTCGGACTTCCGCACCGGGGTGGGCAGCTGGCGCGGCAGTGTGGGTGGCTTCGCGCGGCTGGCCGACCAGCTCATCGTCCTGCTCGGGGACGACACCACGCTGAGCTACCAGAACGTGTACGCGGCGCGCTCCCTGGGCGTCGAGGCCTCCGCGGGCTGGACGTCGCCCGGCGAGTGGCTGTCGCTCGACGCCAACAGCACCTGGCAGGACTTCCGCAACGCCGGCGGGGCGGGGGCCTATTCGTCCTTCGAGGGAGACCGCATCCCGAACCGTCCGTGGCTCTTCGCCAACCTCACCGCGAGGCTGCAGCGCGGCTCCCTCCTCCTCACGGGAGACACCGCGTCGTTCAGCGTCACCTCGCGCTACATCCACGAGTTCTACCGGGGCTGGGAGAGCCAGGGCCTGCGCGCGTTCAAGCAGAAGGTCTCCTCGCAGCTCACCCACTCCCTGGGGCTCTCGTACACGAAGCCGGGCCCCGTCACCCTGGGCGGGACGTTCGAGGTGCTGAACGTGACGGACGCGAAGACCTACGACTTCTTCGGCGTGCAGCGCCCGGGCCGCGCGCTGTCCTTCAAGGTCACCGCGGATTTCTGA
- a CDS encoding radical SAM protein, with product MSVRIRERHESWGTIVYDNLRDEFSAKVYEGCEPTPQSPIGCGWLVTAPCNLKCIHCYGNDEDLPSERLSTPQQLKVADEIIRAGIMRQILSGGEPLMRKDTLQVIEKLTDNGVATILGTNGTFLTAQMMKTVSKCTRVEISLDSMDERVNNEIRPSRNIKGNTYKETLRAIGLCVDSGVAPRILTCLNRHNSQHVEELAQFIYERGIRDWAISWTLNAGRAYHIYSELMPEETSHVTAVVEKLRLRYPDMQIRLSDRTVNYSRYYFLIWPNGIVGTEEIVTGKKLFFSSLVTGTVKDGWTRENYDWGAHFRKWVGDRVQVIPAETRAALSA from the coding sequence ATGTCCGTGCGTATTCGAGAGCGTCACGAGAGTTGGGGCACCATCGTCTATGACAACCTTCGCGATGAGTTCTCCGCGAAGGTGTACGAGGGCTGCGAGCCCACGCCCCAGAGTCCCATTGGTTGTGGATGGCTGGTGACGGCCCCCTGCAATCTCAAATGCATTCATTGCTATGGCAACGATGAGGACCTGCCGTCCGAGCGTCTCTCCACGCCCCAGCAGTTGAAGGTGGCCGACGAAATCATCCGTGCGGGAATCATGCGACAGATTCTCTCCGGGGGTGAGCCGCTGATGCGCAAGGACACCTTGCAGGTCATCGAGAAGCTCACCGACAACGGGGTCGCCACCATCCTGGGGACGAACGGCACGTTCCTGACGGCCCAGATGATGAAGACGGTCTCGAAGTGCACGCGCGTGGAGATCAGCCTCGACTCCATGGACGAGCGCGTGAACAACGAGATTCGTCCCAGCCGCAACATCAAGGGCAATACCTACAAGGAGACGCTCCGGGCCATCGGCCTGTGTGTGGACAGCGGCGTGGCGCCGCGCATCCTGACGTGTCTGAACCGCCACAACAGCCAGCACGTGGAGGAGCTCGCCCAGTTCATCTACGAGCGAGGCATCCGCGACTGGGCCATCTCCTGGACGCTCAACGCGGGCCGCGCCTACCACATCTACAGCGAGCTGATGCCGGAGGAGACGAGCCACGTCACCGCCGTGGTGGAGAAGCTGCGCCTGCGCTACCCGGACATGCAGATCCGCCTGTCGGACCGCACCGTCAACTACAGCCGCTACTACTTCCTCATCTGGCCCAACGGCATCGTGGGCACGGAGGAGATTGTCACCGGCAAGAAGCTCTTCTTCAGCTCCCTGGTGACGGGCACGGTGAAGGACGGCTGGACGCGGGAGAACTACGACTGGGGCGCCCACTTCCGGAAGTGGGTGGGAGACCGCGTCCAGGTCATCCCCGCGGAGACCCGGGCGGCCCTGAGCGCGTAG
- a CDS encoding NUDIX hydrolase — protein MEQMDVIDAQGQVVGRASRQEVYGQKLPHRIVHVMVEHEGKVFLQRRSLQMKFMPGHLCTSAGGHVDAGEAPLEAAQRELREELGLDSPLSLVAEFVFDDGHHRRIFLYRTRLDGAMRFSEREVGGGLFLAPEELGRLRDEPCHPQLLPCLEQMFPLSGGGARP, from the coding sequence ATGGAACAGATGGATGTCATCGATGCGCAGGGGCAGGTGGTGGGCCGTGCGTCTCGCCAGGAGGTCTACGGCCAGAAGCTGCCCCATCGCATCGTGCATGTGATGGTGGAGCACGAGGGCAAGGTCTTCCTGCAGCGGCGCTCCCTGCAGATGAAGTTCATGCCGGGCCACCTGTGCACCTCGGCGGGAGGCCACGTCGACGCGGGCGAGGCCCCGCTGGAGGCCGCCCAGCGGGAGCTGCGCGAGGAGCTGGGGCTGGACAGTCCCCTCTCCCTCGTCGCGGAGTTCGTCTTCGATGACGGACACCACCGGCGCATCTTCCTGTACCGCACCCGGCTGGACGGGGCGATGCGCTTCTCGGAGCGGGAGGTGGGCGGCGGCCTCTTCCTCGCACCGGAGGAGCTGGGCCGCCTGCGGGATGAGCCCTGTCATCCGCAGCTGCTGCCCTGCCTGGAGCAGATGTTCCCGCTCTCGGGCGGCGGCGCGCGGCCGTGA
- a CDS encoding GMC family oxidoreductase, translating to MRLCIVGSGIAATVTARAALERGYEVVMVEAGPRTRMRDGRRWLDFVTTGVRPYNACEDTQGDANTRPQGVSERDHYLIKGSRLMAVGGSTLHWSGWTPRLQPEDFELHSRTGKGIDWPFGYAQLEPYYCQAESLLNVTGPNTPAPSHPTPWRSAPYKWDSPPYPVEAEPVRHALTSLGISYDHIPMSRRGPGGEGVGGPCMTFGTCRYCPMGARFDPTLLHAELEAHPGFKLIDNSPVLSVDMVGDVAQGVTYRTPEGGRATLKADAVLVAAGALETPKLLWHSGFDEKRLPTLGRYLLTHPMLKVEGKLLKAPREFNGREVPMPALFSRHFDTPEQQAAGKMLFSEYPEEPDTQAWVRKENLAPGYIGSFARESRLNLHGFIEEFPQAENRLRFTGAPGERKVDLHYAVDAGFQARWQWMTDTLMKVMRAAGCDEPGVWISGVIRRADHSVGTVRFGKGPESGVVDGQHRVFGTKNLFALTNGNFPNNGAINPTLTLTALSLRWSHQVLPGLKK from the coding sequence ATGAGGCTGTGCATCGTCGGAAGTGGTATCGCCGCCACCGTCACCGCGCGGGCCGCGCTGGAGCGGGGCTACGAAGTGGTGATGGTCGAAGCGGGCCCCCGGACGCGCATGCGGGACGGGCGCCGCTGGCTGGACTTCGTCACCACGGGCGTGCGCCCGTACAACGCCTGTGAGGACACCCAGGGCGACGCCAACACCCGCCCCCAGGGCGTCTCCGAGCGCGACCACTACCTCATCAAAGGCAGCCGGCTGATGGCCGTGGGCGGCTCCACGCTGCACTGGAGCGGCTGGACACCGCGCCTCCAGCCCGAGGACTTCGAGCTGCACTCGCGCACGGGCAAGGGCATCGACTGGCCGTTCGGCTATGCCCAGCTGGAGCCCTACTACTGCCAGGCCGAGTCCCTGCTCAACGTCACCGGCCCCAACACGCCGGCCCCCTCGCACCCCACGCCCTGGCGCTCCGCGCCGTACAAGTGGGACAGCCCGCCGTATCCCGTCGAGGCGGAGCCGGTGCGCCACGCCCTGACGTCCCTGGGCATCAGCTACGACCACATCCCCATGTCGCGCCGAGGCCCCGGCGGCGAGGGCGTGGGCGGCCCGTGCATGACGTTCGGCACGTGCCGCTACTGCCCCATGGGCGCGCGCTTCGACCCCACCCTGCTGCACGCGGAGCTGGAGGCCCATCCCGGATTCAAGCTCATCGACAACAGCCCGGTGCTCTCCGTGGACATGGTGGGCGACGTGGCCCAGGGCGTCACCTACCGCACCCCCGAGGGCGGCAGAGCCACCCTCAAGGCGGACGCCGTGCTGGTGGCCGCGGGCGCGCTGGAGACGCCCAAGCTCCTGTGGCACTCGGGCTTCGACGAGAAGCGCCTGCCCACGCTCGGGCGCTACCTGCTCACGCACCCGATGCTCAAGGTGGAGGGCAAGCTGCTCAAGGCGCCTCGGGAGTTCAACGGCCGCGAGGTCCCCATGCCCGCCCTCTTCTCCCGGCACTTCGACACGCCCGAGCAGCAGGCCGCCGGGAAGATGCTCTTCTCCGAGTACCCGGAGGAGCCGGACACGCAGGCCTGGGTGCGCAAGGAGAACCTGGCGCCCGGCTACATCGGCTCCTTCGCGCGGGAGAGCCGGCTCAACCTCCACGGCTTCATCGAGGAGTTCCCCCAGGCGGAGAACCGGCTGCGCTTCACTGGCGCGCCGGGCGAGCGCAAGGTGGACCTGCACTACGCGGTGGACGCGGGCTTCCAGGCGCGCTGGCAGTGGATGACCGACACGCTGATGAAGGTCATGCGGGCCGCGGGCTGCGACGAGCCGGGCGTCTGGATTTCGGGGGTGATTCGCCGCGCCGACCACTCGGTGGGCACGGTGCGCTTCGGCAAGGGGCCCGAGTCGGGCGTCGTGGACGGCCAGCACCGCGTCTTCGGGACGAAGAACCTCTTCGCCCTCACCAACGGCAACTTCCCGAACAACGGCGCCATCAACCCGACGCTGACGCTCACCGCCCTCTCGCTGCGCTGGTCGCATCAGGTGCTGCCGGGCCTGAAGAAGTAG
- a CDS encoding efflux RND transporter permease subunit, protein MWIVRLALQRPYTFVVAALLLVFVSVHVIREAPTDILPEVELPVISVVWTYEGLPAQQIERQITQFSEYSLANNVANLARQESQSFDGVSVGRLYLHPGADVAEALAQVTASSQSITRRMPPGTTPPIILRYSASSVPILQLSFSSETLTESQIHDHVNQRVRPLLGTVQGSRIPQLSGGKPRQITVDLDLEALKARGLSPHDVASAVSAQNLVLPTGSIKMGAHEYRVTLNSSPESIDALNDIPVRRGDGRVVFLRDVAHVHDGFAVQTNIAREEGRRSIILSVMKTGEASTLEVARRVRELVPTLQAAAPEGLTVRLLADQSSFVTTAIHGLLVEGVIAALLTATMLLLFIGSWRSTLIIAISIPLSVLAAILMLRGLGYSLNSMTLGGLALAVGILVDDATVELENIHRNLAMGKPLTQAILDGAEQIAVPAFVASLSIGIVFISVLFLEGPARYLFLPMGLAVGLAVMASYVLSRTLVPTLVQFLLRAEVARHGQPATGLLARLHHRFDAGFLHFRERYVGVLQGALAHPRRVLVVFALAMLGALGLMPFVGRDFFPTVDSGQLRLHVVAPPGTRIEETERYLSLVEQAVRELIPAEDRVSMIDQIGMPGGYNLALTDTSNVSSADGEVLVVLSPSRQRRTEAYVRLLREQLPPRFPELGFYFQPADIVTQILNFGLPSPIDVQISGSQREATYAIARKLEAELSQVRGAVDVRLFQVMNAPRLHFDVDRVRSSAVGLTQRDVANNMLLTVSSSSQVSPSFWSDPKTGNSYPVSVRVPESRVASVEDLTRMALPTREGAQLLGDFARVQRAQTPVFISHVDIQPTFNIRADVQDSDLGSVSSRLEQVVERYRAELPPGARIQVRGQVDSMRTGFERLLWGLLFAAVLVYALMVVNFQSWLDPFIIITALPGAVVGMVVALFVTQTSFSIPSLMGAIMSVGVATANSVLVVSFANEQRLRGASALDAALEAGRVRVRPVLMTALAMGLGMLPMSLGLSEGGEQNAALGCAVIGGLVGATVATLFFVPVVYSLMQARRDVRVAASALEPSVTA, encoded by the coding sequence ATGTGGATTGTCCGCCTCGCGCTCCAACGCCCCTATACCTTCGTGGTGGCTGCGTTGTTGCTCGTCTTCGTGAGCGTGCATGTCATCCGCGAGGCACCCACGGACATCCTCCCGGAGGTCGAGCTTCCGGTCATCAGCGTTGTATGGACATACGAAGGACTGCCGGCGCAGCAGATTGAGCGGCAGATCACCCAGTTCAGTGAGTACTCCCTGGCCAACAACGTCGCCAACCTGGCGCGACAGGAAAGCCAGTCGTTCGACGGTGTTTCAGTCGGACGGTTGTATCTACATCCCGGGGCTGACGTGGCGGAGGCCCTGGCGCAGGTCACCGCGTCCTCTCAATCCATCACCCGGCGGATGCCTCCCGGGACGACGCCTCCCATCATCCTGCGCTACTCGGCCAGCAGCGTCCCCATCCTCCAGCTGTCATTCAGCAGCGAGACGCTCACCGAGTCGCAAATCCATGACCACGTGAACCAGCGCGTGCGGCCCTTGCTCGGGACGGTGCAGGGCTCGCGCATCCCGCAGCTGTCGGGTGGCAAGCCTCGGCAGATCACCGTGGACCTGGACCTGGAGGCGCTCAAGGCGCGGGGCCTGTCGCCGCATGACGTCGCCTCGGCGGTCTCCGCGCAGAACCTGGTGCTGCCCACCGGGAGCATCAAGATGGGAGCACACGAGTACCGGGTGACGCTCAACAGCAGCCCGGAGAGCATCGACGCGCTCAATGACATCCCGGTCCGCCGAGGCGACGGCCGCGTCGTGTTCCTGCGCGACGTGGCCCATGTGCATGACGGATTCGCGGTGCAGACCAACATCGCGCGCGAGGAGGGGCGGCGCTCCATCATCCTGTCCGTGATGAAGACGGGCGAGGCGTCCACGCTGGAGGTCGCCCGGCGGGTGCGGGAGCTGGTGCCCACGCTCCAGGCCGCCGCGCCGGAGGGGCTGACGGTGCGGCTGCTCGCGGACCAGTCCTCCTTCGTGACGACCGCCATCCACGGGCTGCTCGTGGAGGGGGTGATTGCCGCGCTGCTGACCGCGACGATGCTCCTGTTGTTCATCGGGAGCTGGCGCAGCACGCTCATCATCGCCATCTCCATCCCGCTGTCGGTGCTGGCGGCCATCCTGATGCTGCGGGGCCTGGGCTACTCGCTCAACTCGATGACGCTCGGAGGGCTGGCACTCGCGGTGGGCATCCTGGTGGACGACGCCACGGTGGAGCTGGAGAACATCCACCGCAACCTCGCGATGGGAAAGCCCCTCACGCAGGCCATCCTGGATGGCGCCGAGCAGATCGCCGTGCCCGCGTTCGTCGCGTCGCTCTCCATCGGCATCGTCTTCATCTCGGTGCTCTTCCTGGAGGGGCCGGCCCGCTACCTCTTCCTCCCCATGGGGCTGGCGGTGGGGCTGGCCGTGATGGCGTCGTATGTCCTGTCGCGCACGCTGGTGCCCACGCTCGTGCAGTTCCTCCTGCGCGCGGAGGTGGCGAGGCATGGCCAGCCCGCGACGGGGCTGCTCGCACGGCTGCACCACCGCTTCGACGCGGGCTTCCTCCACTTCCGTGAGCGGTATGTGGGGGTGCTCCAGGGGGCGCTCGCCCATCCTCGTCGCGTCCTGGTCGTCTTCGCGCTGGCGATGCTGGGCGCGCTGGGGCTGATGCCCTTCGTGGGCCGCGACTTCTTTCCCACCGTGGACTCCGGCCAGCTGCGCCTCCATGTCGTGGCGCCGCCGGGGACCCGCATCGAGGAGACGGAGCGCTACCTGTCCCTGGTGGAACAGGCCGTGCGCGAGCTCATCCCGGCGGAGGACCGGGTGAGCATGATCGACCAGATAGGCATGCCGGGTGGCTACAACCTCGCGCTGACGGATACGTCCAACGTGAGCAGCGCGGATGGCGAGGTCCTCGTGGTCCTGTCCCCGTCTCGCCAACGCCGGACGGAGGCGTACGTGCGGCTGCTCCGCGAGCAGCTCCCGCCCCGGTTCCCGGAGCTGGGGTTCTACTTCCAGCCCGCGGACATCGTGACGCAGATCCTGAACTTCGGGCTGCCGTCTCCCATCGACGTACAGATCTCCGGCTCGCAGCGCGAGGCCACCTACGCCATCGCGCGGAAACTGGAGGCGGAGCTGAGCCAGGTGCGCGGCGCGGTGGACGTGCGGCTGTTCCAGGTGATGAACGCGCCCCGCCTGCACTTCGACGTGGACCGGGTGCGCTCCAGTGCCGTCGGGCTCACGCAGCGGGACGTGGCCAACAACATGCTGCTCACCGTGTCCTCCAGCTCGCAGGTGAGCCCCAGCTTCTGGAGCGACCCGAAGACGGGCAACAGCTACCCCGTGTCGGTGCGGGTGCCGGAGTCGCGCGTGGCCTCGGTGGAGGACCTGACGCGGATGGCGCTGCCCACCCGCGAGGGCGCCCAGCTGCTGGGGGACTTCGCCCGGGTGCAGCGCGCGCAGACGCCGGTCTTCATCAGCCACGTGGACATCCAGCCCACCTTCAACATCCGCGCGGATGTCCAGGACTCGGACCTGGGCAGTGTGTCCTCCCGGCTGGAGCAGGTCGTGGAGCGCTACCGGGCGGAGCTGCCTCCGGGCGCTCGCATCCAGGTGAGAGGGCAGGTGGACAGCATGCGCACGGGCTTCGAGCGGCTGCTCTGGGGCCTGCTGTTCGCGGCGGTGCTCGTCTACGCGCTGATGGTGGTCAACTTCCAGTCGTGGCTGGACCCCTTCATCATCATCACCGCGCTGCCCGGCGCCGTGGTGGGCATGGTGGTGGCGCTCTTCGTCACCCAGACGTCCTTCAGCATCCCCTCGTTGATGGGGGCCATCATGAGCGTGGGGGTGGCGACGGCGAACTCCGTGCTCGTGGTGTCCTTCGCCAACGAGCAGCGGCTGCGCGGCGCCAGCGCGCTCGATGCGGCGCTGGAGGCGGGGCGGGTGCGCGTGCGCCCCGTGCTGATGACGGCGCTGGCCATGGGGTTGGGCATGCTGCCCATGTCCCTGGGTCTGAGCGAAGGTGGAGAACAGAACGCGGCGCTGGGCTGCGCTGTCATCGGCGGACTCGTGGGCGCCACGGTCGCGACCTTGTTCTTCGTTCCAGTGGTCTACAGCCTGATGCAGGCGCGGCGGGATGTCCGCGTGGCTGCGTCCGCACTCGAGCCCTCGGTGACCGCGTGA